The Streptomyces sp. NBC_00224 genome has a window encoding:
- a CDS encoding HAD family hydrolase encodes MDETSTVRAVVIDYKAVLRSPGHAHNGIADFLQWLDEHGISFVLLTTDSLDAEAALTAAGLPAPALHLCRDDIPGRPARGSGAWLLTVADRLKLRANQIVLVGTSEWDWRTGINAGVVHVHARWASHVRDNKGMLTLLADEPADVGELLEHFLLDEPRWAFSHDDDARSFKIRSLLPPNVRFPREAGRTFELQDVFTRGRTITVGSQDARDILMLRLLSSAYLDGTLPHRSLFCVYPSSSPGRVSQQLAGFLTKAKVMVGSYYREDLLERTGQAPDTSLERWKRSRGEASTADISIGAQARTVRINPKYKGKLKGKMVIVFDDFTTEGKSIEWARTLLTSANAAQVIALTIGKYGASRHTAYQLRPGTTIDPYQVSYHLAARNFVTTPVTGDSGPGPDSALQATMSHFIAAAQNSE; translated from the coding sequence ATGGACGAGACGAGCACGGTGCGGGCGGTCGTGATCGACTACAAGGCGGTCCTGCGCTCGCCTGGGCACGCCCACAACGGGATCGCCGACTTCCTTCAGTGGCTCGACGAACACGGCATCTCTTTCGTACTGCTCACGACCGACTCCCTCGACGCCGAAGCCGCCCTGACGGCTGCTGGTCTGCCCGCGCCTGCCCTCCACCTGTGCCGCGACGACATCCCCGGCAGGCCGGCCCGTGGAAGCGGTGCCTGGCTGCTGACGGTCGCCGACCGCCTAAAGCTGCGCGCGAATCAGATCGTCCTGGTGGGAACCTCGGAGTGGGACTGGCGCACCGGCATCAACGCCGGCGTCGTTCACGTCCACGCCCGCTGGGCCAGCCACGTCCGCGACAACAAGGGCATGCTCACCTTGTTGGCTGACGAGCCGGCGGACGTCGGTGAGCTCCTGGAGCACTTCCTCCTGGATGAACCCCGCTGGGCCTTCAGCCACGACGACGACGCCCGCTCCTTCAAGATCCGCTCGCTGCTGCCTCCCAACGTGCGGTTCCCCCGGGAAGCCGGCCGGACCTTCGAGCTCCAAGACGTCTTCACACGCGGCCGCACGATCACCGTCGGCAGCCAGGACGCCCGCGACATCCTGATGCTGCGCCTGCTCTCCTCCGCATACCTCGACGGCACCCTGCCCCACCGCAGCCTCTTCTGCGTTTACCCCAGCAGCTCCCCAGGCCGGGTCAGCCAGCAACTCGCCGGCTTCCTCACCAAGGCCAAGGTGATGGTTGGCTCCTACTACCGCGAGGACCTCCTCGAGCGCACCGGCCAGGCCCCGGACACCAGCCTGGAACGGTGGAAGCGGAGCCGGGGCGAGGCGAGCACGGCGGACATCTCGATCGGCGCCCAGGCCCGCACCGTCCGGATCAACCCCAAGTACAAGGGCAAGCTCAAGGGCAAGATGGTGATCGTCTTCGACGACTTCACCACCGAGGGCAAGTCCATCGAGTGGGCCCGCACCCTCCTGACCAGCGCCAACGCGGCACAGGTCATCGCCCTGACCATCGGCAAGTACGGCGCCTCCCGCCACACCGCCTACCAGCTGCGCCCCGGAACGACGATCGACCCCTACCAGGTCAGCTACCACCTGGCAGCCAGGAACTTTGTGACGACGCCCGTCACCGGAGACTCAGGCCCGGGCCCCGACAGCGCCCTGCAGGCCACGATGTCCCACTTCATCGCCGCCGCGCAGAACTCCGAGTGA
- a CDS encoding GNAT family N-acetyltransferase, with the protein MTTAVPDTDTSSRADHQGIRTTVLSDRRALAFLDRCWPTLYTRDPHSTPYQSRAWLGGWARHLPLTAAPVMVIAHDSGGPVAAMAMTYEVTDDGHDRMRPLSAPAAECIRAVGPGSEHLAVANALVRCLVGLARDGTQVELSDVPADSALAHQLAVQWNGSLDQTPYAMIALPVGYGGLSRTTQRGHRRRQRVWDNLAEHGHRVRYRRTQSTAELLETLPTLEYLHRLRRPNQPEGLLHQGLQPWRTVLERCSTAAFIATLTLDEDVVATQLCLHRGHRVHSALAAMNPTACALAPGHALLRHLTADLERSGYQTLDLGRTRPEPGQIHYKAQYAATWTRTLAIASQPLATVDSPGLS; encoded by the coding sequence ATGACCACTGCCGTCCCCGACACCGACACCTCGAGCAGAGCCGATCACCAGGGCATCCGCACTACTGTGCTGAGTGACCGGCGCGCCCTCGCTTTCCTCGACCGCTGCTGGCCCACCCTCTACACCCGCGACCCGCACAGCACGCCGTACCAGTCCAGGGCCTGGCTGGGAGGCTGGGCACGGCACTTGCCCCTCACGGCCGCCCCAGTCATGGTGATCGCCCATGACAGCGGTGGACCTGTCGCGGCGATGGCCATGACATACGAGGTGACGGACGACGGCCATGACCGGATGCGGCCACTGTCCGCACCCGCCGCCGAATGCATTCGCGCCGTCGGCCCCGGAAGTGAACACCTGGCCGTCGCGAACGCACTGGTGCGATGCCTGGTCGGACTGGCCCGCGACGGAACGCAGGTTGAGCTTTCGGACGTTCCGGCCGACAGTGCTCTCGCTCACCAGCTGGCCGTGCAATGGAACGGCTCCCTGGACCAGACGCCCTACGCCATGATCGCCCTGCCGGTCGGCTATGGAGGCCTCTCCCGGACAACGCAGCGCGGCCACCGGCGCCGCCAGCGCGTCTGGGACAACTTGGCCGAGCACGGCCACCGCGTCCGCTACCGCCGCACCCAGAGCACCGCCGAACTGCTGGAGACCCTTCCCACCCTTGAATACTTGCACCGGCTGAGGCGGCCAAACCAGCCGGAAGGCCTACTCCATCAGGGCCTTCAGCCGTGGCGCACCGTCCTCGAACGCTGCAGCACCGCAGCCTTCATCGCCACACTGACTCTCGATGAGGACGTAGTCGCGACCCAGCTGTGCCTGCACCGCGGACACCGTGTCCACTCCGCCCTCGCCGCCATGAACCCCACCGCCTGCGCCCTGGCGCCTGGACACGCCCTCCTGCGGCATCTCACCGCCGACCTGGAACGCTCTGGATACCAGACGCTGGATCTCGGCAGAACGCGACCAGAACCCGGCCAGATCCACTACAAGGCCCAGTACGCCGCAACATGGACACGAACACTGGCGATCGCCAGCCAACCACTGGCTACGGTCGACTCCCCGGGTCTATCATGA
- a CDS encoding DUF6875 domain-containing protein produces MQRILLTRPATAQRTMIDTWLDSYIMRAHPLLGRSGAVCPYVTAARRHGVIRVRAATDTPTGDLVPRDRQHTSLAQARTWLHAVLRTAVDDFEHHPWPPHARQLHCLVVLLQGLAPDHWGELDRVHAEVKADVMRRGLMISRFHPRCPATAVHNAFFAVNRSPAPLIVIRRMARDDHLFADDDQQLGAYQRHFPDSERWDTPSSCAAAHPQTL; encoded by the coding sequence ATGCAACGCATCCTTCTCACTCGCCCAGCCACCGCCCAGCGCACCATGATCGACACCTGGCTCGACAGTTACATCATGCGCGCCCATCCCCTCCTCGGACGCAGTGGCGCCGTCTGCCCCTACGTCACCGCAGCCCGCCGCCACGGCGTCATCCGCGTACGGGCCGCCACCGACACCCCGACCGGAGACCTGGTACCCCGCGACCGCCAGCACACCAGCCTCGCCCAGGCCCGGACTTGGCTCCACGCAGTCCTGCGCACCGCGGTCGACGATTTCGAACACCACCCCTGGCCTCCCCACGCACGCCAACTGCACTGCCTCGTCGTGCTGCTCCAGGGCCTTGCCCCCGATCACTGGGGCGAACTCGACCGCGTCCACGCCGAGGTCAAGGCAGACGTGATGCGGCGAGGCCTGATGATCAGCCGCTTCCACCCGCGCTGCCCGGCCACGGCCGTGCACAACGCTTTCTTCGCCGTGAACCGGTCGCCGGCCCCGCTTATCGTCATCCGCCGCATGGCCCGCGATGACCACCTCTTCGCCGACGACGACCAGCAGCTGGGGGCCTACCAGCGCCACTTCCCGGACAGCGAGCGATGGGACACACCATCCAGCTGCGCAGCAGCCCACCCGCAAACCCTGTGA